GACGAGCGCACGGGCGATGGCCACGCGCGCTCGCTCCCCGGCGGACAGGTCGCCGCACACCGCGTCGACGTACCAGGCGAGCCCGACCGCGCCGAGCGCCTCGGCCGCGCGCGCGCGCACCTCGCGCCGCGGCATCCCGCGCACTTCCAAGGCGAGCGCCACGTTGTCGAGCGCGGTCCGGTCGTCGACGAGCGCCACGTCCTGTTCCACCAGGCCGATGCGACGACGCAGCCGCGGCAGCGACGACGCGCGCAGGCGCTGCACGTCGTGGCCGAACAGGCGAACGACGCCGGACGAAGGCGGCAACACGCCGGCCATCACCCGGATCAGGGTCGACTTGCCGGCCCCCGAGGGCCCGGTCACGACGACGACCTCACCCGAGCCGACGACGAGATCGACGTCTTCGAGCGCCACGACCTCGCCGCGGCGACCGTACCGCACGGTGACGGCGTCCAGCTCGATCATGCGTCAGTCGTACGCCGCGGCGCGCGCGGGGGCAAAAAAATGGCGCGCGCGGCCCGCGCCGGCGCCGACGTGAGGACCGGGCGCCGCGCGTTGCGCCGCGCCGCAGTTGAGCGTACCTATAGGCATGCGCGCTCGGGTGATGGCGCTCGCCGGGATGGCCGCAATCGCCGCCTGCGCATCCCGCGAGCGCGCCGCGGCGACACCGCCCGATGCCGGCGTCGCGCGCGCGCACACCGACGCCGGCGTCGCGCGCGCGCGGGCTCGCATCGACGACCTCGAGCGCCGCGTCGCCGCGCTCGAGGCGCGCGGCGCGGTCGACGCCGAGCGCGTCGCGCGCGCGCTGGCGACCCTCGGCGGCGATGCGGGCGCCGCGGTCCGCGGGCCGGCGGGGCCGCCCGGACCCCCGGGACCGCCCGGTCCGCCCGGGCCCCAGGGACCGCCGGGGCCGCCCGGACCGCCCGGACCGCTCGGACCCGCCGGGCCGCGCGGCGAGCCGGGACCGCCCGGACCGCCCGGACCGCAGGGCGTCCAGGGGCTCCAGGGACCGCAGGGCGTCCAGGGCCCCGTGGGGCCGCC
The genomic region above belongs to Deltaproteobacteria bacterium and contains:
- a CDS encoding ATP-binding cassette domain-containing protein, giving the protein MIELDAVTVRYGRRGEVVALEDVDLVVGSGEVVVVTGPSGAGKSTLIRVMAGVLPPSSGVVRLFGHDVQRLRASSLPRLRRRIGLVEQDVALVDDRTALDNVALALEVRGMPRREVRARAAEALGAVGLAWYVDAVCGDLSAGERARVAIARALVGDPAILLLDEPTGHLDRGHTADLLCHVGDLAAAGAPVVIASNDADVIDAARSNDWRLVSLDRGRIEFPVDMDAELPDTAPNIVPFPVAAAGGQPE